From a region of the Priestia megaterium genome:
- a CDS encoding aspartyl-phosphate phosphatase Spo0E family protein, whose product MGEILQEDKGVLKQTLLIEIEKAKENMIQVAREEGITSESTLQVSQSIDQLLNELHKVSLTK is encoded by the coding sequence GTGGGAGAGATATTGCAGGAAGATAAGGGTGTTCTAAAACAAACTTTACTTATAGAGATAGAAAAGGCCAAGGAGAATATGATTCAAGTGGCACGAGAAGAAGGTATAACCAGTGAAAGTACACTTCAAGTCAGTCAGTCCATTGATCAATTATTGAATGAATTACATAAGGTAAGCTTAACAAAGTAA